From a single Lewinella sp. LCG006 genomic region:
- a CDS encoding T9SS type A sorting domain-containing protein — protein MLTKYFSLSLLICFSLALNGQQVNTVVTNSGIDDALIIDEAGHLFGVRYQGSAISRWVPFETSTTVFSDGFNTPNGMAFGPDGILYMADNEGNKIYKIDTEGNATIFVDDFNNPSGLIFELDSDTLIATSYTGNRIAKIAPNGEWFPWVTGDQLNGPVGLCYDDDGRLYTGNFNNRKIIRLGDNGEQTLIGQAPGGTNQWLGFIAYAHGYIYGTLFTQHQIYRMDLDGNGTVILGSTAGTVDGDASMAKFNGPNGIVATPSQDTLFVSEYNTRALRMITGLEDGTTGAQTALATSVHWSLSPNPATDTSELRFELQQRSHVSIQVFDQQGQLMLQVLDQQNLLAGTHQVSIPTAKLPKGSYVIKLSLDGGRPVSTGLVKQ, from the coding sequence ATGCTTACAAAATACTTTTCCCTTTCTCTGCTAATTTGTTTTTCGCTTGCGCTGAACGGGCAGCAAGTCAATACGGTTGTCACTAATTCGGGGATCGACGATGCACTGATCATCGACGAGGCTGGACACCTTTTCGGGGTTCGTTATCAAGGGTCCGCCATTTCGCGCTGGGTGCCTTTTGAAACCAGCACGACCGTCTTTTCTGATGGTTTTAATACCCCCAACGGCATGGCCTTTGGCCCTGACGGTATCCTCTATATGGCCGACAACGAGGGCAACAAGATTTACAAAATTGACACCGAAGGAAATGCCACTATTTTTGTGGACGACTTTAACAATCCTTCTGGTCTGATTTTCGAACTGGATAGCGACACCCTCATTGCCACCAGCTATACCGGCAACCGGATCGCAAAAATTGCCCCCAATGGCGAATGGTTCCCCTGGGTCACTGGTGACCAACTCAACGGTCCCGTAGGACTCTGCTATGATGACGATGGGCGCTTGTACACCGGCAACTTCAACAACCGCAAGATCATCCGCCTGGGAGATAATGGTGAACAAACCCTCATTGGCCAAGCCCCCGGAGGAACCAACCAATGGCTGGGCTTCATCGCCTATGCTCATGGCTACATTTATGGTACGCTTTTTACCCAACACCAAATCTACCGCATGGACCTTGATGGTAACGGCACTGTTATCCTAGGCTCCACCGCCGGCACGGTAGATGGCGATGCAAGTATGGCCAAATTTAATGGCCCCAACGGCATCGTAGCGACCCCTTCTCAAGACACCCTTTTTGTATCCGAATACAACACCAGGGCTTTGCGTATGATTACAGGCCTCGAAGATGGCACTACTGGTGCGCAAACTGCCCTGGCAACCTCGGTCCACTGGTCATTATCTCCTAATCCCGCTACTGATACGAGTGAACTGCGTTTTGAGCTACAACAGCGTAGCCACGTATCCATTCAGGTTTTTGACCAACAGGGGCAGCTAATGTTGCAAGTGTTGGACCAACAAAATCTCCTGGCTGGCACTCATCAGGTAAGCATCCCAACGGCGAAACTGCCGAAGGGGAGTTACGTGATTAAGCTTTCGCTGGATGGGGGAAGACCAGTGAGTACCGGGCTGGTAAAGCAATAA
- a CDS encoding helix-turn-helix domain-containing protein, translating into MPTFSLFDALLILGGAQGLFLALLLQRRKVANQPAAHYLMALVLLVSFLLFAKLAYRSEWMHTYAEVILLPDVILFVLGPCLWLFTRHLLRMPPLKIRQLCWHALPGFLHIVIANTVLGQHLNGHWHFLSGSGIYISFLFIEGLAMVSLMGYLVASFKLTERTLQTEQYQGHDAAKRFLPAFFRVGMLLALCWGISFSYRLFVYDPSYLFYQVFWFLAVAYVFWLAYSVVLNTELFDLPPSPIDRTLKTEDEQILARVITFLEVEKPYLEPQLKLADLAEATSTPRHELSRIINAGTGQSFFDLINTLRINTFIEAYEAAAEDERSILQLAYQSGFNSKSAFNRAFRKVIGCSPSEYFKEVVAS; encoded by the coding sequence ATGCCCACTTTTTCCTTATTCGATGCACTCTTGATCCTTGGCGGAGCACAAGGATTGTTTCTGGCACTGCTGTTGCAACGTCGTAAAGTAGCCAACCAACCAGCGGCTCATTACCTGATGGCACTGGTGCTATTGGTTTCTTTTTTACTTTTTGCAAAACTGGCTTACCGCTCGGAGTGGATGCACACTTATGCAGAGGTGATCTTACTACCCGATGTGATCTTGTTTGTGCTGGGGCCCTGTTTGTGGCTGTTTACGCGTCATCTGCTGCGGATGCCACCTTTGAAGATCAGGCAGTTGTGTTGGCATGCTCTGCCGGGGTTTCTCCACATTGTTATCGCTAATACGGTGCTTGGGCAGCATCTCAATGGCCACTGGCATTTCCTCAGTGGGAGCGGTATTTATATTAGTTTTTTATTCATCGAAGGCCTGGCCATGGTGAGCCTGATGGGATACCTGGTCGCTAGTTTTAAGCTGACGGAACGTACCTTGCAAACGGAGCAATACCAAGGCCACGATGCAGCAAAGCGATTTTTGCCCGCCTTTTTCCGGGTGGGGATGTTACTCGCGCTGTGCTGGGGTATTTCCTTTAGCTACCGTCTTTTTGTCTACGATCCAAGCTATCTTTTCTATCAGGTCTTCTGGTTCCTGGCGGTAGCTTACGTCTTCTGGTTGGCTTATAGTGTAGTCTTGAATACGGAGTTGTTTGATCTCCCTCCCTCTCCGATCGACCGTACCCTAAAAACCGAAGATGAGCAGATCTTAGCTAGGGTTATCACTTTTCTGGAAGTGGAAAAACCTTACCTGGAGCCACAGCTTAAGCTCGCCGATTTGGCTGAAGCGACGAGCACGCCTCGCCACGAGTTGTCACGCATCATCAATGCCGGCACCGGCCAAAGCTTCTTCGACCTGATCAATACTTTGCGTATTAACACTTTTATCGAAGCTTACGAAGCCGCCGCAGAAGACGAGAGGTCCATTCTACAACTGGCCTACCAGTCGGGCTTCAATTCCAAATCCGCTTTCAATCGTGCTTTTCGCAAGGTTATCGGCTGCAGCCCCAGTGAATACTTTAAAGAGGTGGTCGCGTCTTAG
- a CDS encoding DUF4197 domain-containing protein, which translates to MNWKRTMMLLMVVAMALPAFAQVKGALGKLKQQAQDVISGETPLSQEEVGAGLKEALDLGVGKAVTFLSAENGYLGSSYKILVPEEAQSVVSRLKSVPGFGDIEEKLEEKMNRAAELAVAKAKPIFVDAIKQLTFQDAMSLLMGDKDAATRYLERTTTQSLTAAFLPIIQQSLDEVNAREYWRTAVTAYNRIPLVQKTNPELDQHVTDKALAGLFRLVEVKELEIRDNPALRTSELLRKVFSKQD; encoded by the coding sequence ATGAACTGGAAAAGAACAATGATGCTCCTGATGGTAGTTGCAATGGCGCTACCTGCTTTCGCGCAAGTAAAAGGAGCCCTCGGCAAACTCAAGCAGCAAGCACAAGACGTCATCAGTGGCGAAACGCCCCTCTCGCAAGAAGAAGTAGGTGCAGGACTCAAAGAAGCGCTAGACCTTGGCGTTGGGAAAGCGGTCACCTTCCTTTCGGCCGAAAACGGCTACCTGGGCAGTTCCTACAAAATCCTGGTTCCGGAAGAAGCACAAAGTGTGGTCAGCCGCCTCAAAAGTGTACCTGGATTCGGCGATATCGAGGAAAAGCTGGAGGAAAAAATGAACCGTGCAGCAGAGCTGGCGGTCGCTAAAGCAAAACCGATCTTTGTCGATGCAATCAAGCAACTCACCTTCCAGGATGCCATGAGCTTACTCATGGGCGATAAAGATGCTGCTACCCGCTACCTGGAACGCACCACTACGCAGTCTTTGACGGCAGCTTTTCTGCCCATCATCCAGCAAAGTCTTGATGAAGTCAATGCCCGCGAATACTGGCGCACAGCCGTCACGGCTTACAATCGTATTCCGCTCGTGCAAAAGACAAATCCCGAACTCGACCAGCACGTGACCGACAAGGCACTGGCGGGCCTTTTTCGGTTGGTAGAAGTGAAAGAACTCGAAATTCGTGATAACCCAGCCCTGCGTACCAGTGAATTGCTACGCAAGGTATTTTCGAAGCAGGATTAA
- a CDS encoding metallophosphoesterase, with protein sequence MHAHPSSCRTWATYLAYCCTLILLVINSSLKAQDRPAYFDGPYVFQQKDSLRIKWIERGFPQDTMIARADATVFERDSLPVVNLQALAFPKASTSTYAGVERIVVISDVHGQYELMRKLLLASGVIDTLNNWSLGQGHLVVIGDNLDRGEQVLPILWLFFKLEQQALAQGGRLHLLLGNHELMVMNGDLRYLNKKYNYTAGALRTPYPQLFAKGSVLGDWIAQHQVVVSINEQLFLHAGLSPEVLALELTLDDLNAIFRERILRQPKDSIDADPLLKLLSGEEGPLWYRGYFGDKPLKKGKFGRQLKQYHQQRIIVGHTSQKEIQTRYSGRLIVVDCSIKLGQEGQVLLLEKDALYIIDEDGEQLPLAVVNDPPSSSLQEVLMASTTRPQLVLRTDFLQLSRRRADEEYQAAEVSLRTDDLEHTLPARVRVRGNMRKEVCSLPPIMIDLRKSDLDSLEYLRHDKLKLVIPCQQRTFSQTNIYKEYLVYELYRQINDHGFKTQLVDLEIISPKKEYEMTGFLIETEQDYTHRTGAMVLQSGQASASAVDRQRFLRTMFFQYMIANTDWSVWNKHNLELVKYPDNPRTEFIAYDFDYAGFVGNNYAVPADILPIKSIHDRHFFSYPTTDEEIEEAIVYFLEQEEAIYNICAAADYLDAATRISCQDYLRPFFDLLRDPQRFKRAIGR encoded by the coding sequence ATGCATGCTCACCCTTCCTCTTGCCGCACTTGGGCTACCTATCTTGCCTACTGTTGTACGTTAATCTTACTGGTAATTAATTCCTCCCTGAAGGCGCAAGATCGCCCCGCTTACTTTGACGGGCCTTATGTTTTTCAGCAAAAAGACAGCCTTAGGATCAAATGGATTGAGCGCGGGTTTCCGCAGGACACCATGATCGCCCGCGCGGATGCTACTGTTTTTGAGCGAGACAGTCTTCCTGTCGTTAATTTACAAGCTTTGGCGTTTCCGAAGGCATCTACCAGCACTTATGCAGGGGTCGAACGGATTGTGGTTATCAGTGATGTACATGGGCAATATGAGCTGATGCGTAAACTACTCTTGGCTAGCGGCGTGATTGATACACTCAACAACTGGAGCTTGGGCCAGGGCCACCTCGTAGTTATTGGCGACAATCTAGACCGGGGCGAGCAGGTATTGCCCATTTTGTGGTTGTTTTTTAAGCTAGAGCAACAGGCCCTTGCCCAGGGTGGTCGTTTGCACCTTCTACTGGGCAACCACGAGCTGATGGTCATGAATGGTGATCTCCGTTACCTCAATAAAAAGTACAACTACACAGCCGGAGCTTTGCGGACGCCTTATCCACAGTTATTTGCGAAGGGGAGTGTGTTGGGCGACTGGATAGCTCAACACCAGGTGGTCGTATCGATCAATGAGCAACTTTTTTTACATGCCGGTCTTTCGCCGGAAGTATTGGCCCTGGAGCTAACGCTGGATGACTTGAATGCCATCTTCCGCGAACGTATCCTGCGGCAACCCAAAGATAGTATTGACGCTGATCCTCTATTGAAGCTCTTGTCGGGTGAAGAGGGGCCACTCTGGTACCGTGGTTATTTTGGGGACAAACCCCTCAAAAAAGGGAAATTCGGACGCCAACTCAAACAATATCATCAGCAAAGAATCATCGTAGGGCATACCAGCCAGAAGGAAATTCAAACCCGCTACAGCGGCCGACTTATTGTGGTCGACTGTAGTATCAAGCTAGGGCAAGAAGGACAAGTGCTGTTGCTAGAAAAAGACGCGTTGTACATCATCGATGAAGATGGGGAACAGTTGCCACTAGCCGTCGTCAATGATCCTCCTTCGTCTAGTCTACAGGAAGTACTAATGGCAAGTACGACGCGTCCTCAGCTTGTCTTACGCACCGACTTTCTGCAACTCTCACGGCGAAGAGCCGATGAAGAATACCAGGCTGCTGAAGTCTCGCTACGTACTGATGACCTCGAGCATACCCTGCCAGCACGGGTACGGGTGCGTGGTAATATGCGCAAGGAGGTTTGCTCATTGCCCCCTATAATGATTGACTTGCGTAAGTCTGATTTGGATTCCCTCGAATATCTCCGCCACGACAAGCTCAAACTGGTGATCCCTTGTCAGCAGCGGACCTTCAGTCAGACCAATATCTACAAGGAGTACCTGGTGTATGAATTGTATCGGCAGATCAATGACCATGGTTTTAAAACCCAGCTCGTAGACCTTGAGATCATTTCCCCGAAGAAGGAATACGAAATGACGGGCTTTCTGATTGAAACGGAGCAGGATTACACTCACCGTACGGGCGCAATGGTTTTGCAGTCGGGCCAGGCCTCGGCTTCGGCTGTTGACCGTCAGCGCTTTTTGCGGACGATGTTTTTCCAATACATGATTGCCAATACGGACTGGTCGGTATGGAACAAACATAATCTCGAGCTTGTCAAGTATCCCGATAATCCACGGACGGAATTCATCGCCTATGATTTCGATTACGCTGGTTTCGTAGGCAACAACTACGCTGTACCGGCAGATATACTCCCCATTAAAAGTATCCACGACCGCCATTTTTTCTCCTACCCTACTACTGATGAAGAAATTGAAGAGGCCATTGTCTATTTTCTGGAGCAGGAAGAGGCCATCTACAACATCTGTGCCGCTGCTGACTATCTCGATGCAGCAACCCGAATAAGTTGCCAGGATTACTTGCGGCCTTTTTTTGATCTATTGCGCGATCCCCAGCGGTTTAAACGAGCGATCGGACGGTAG
- a CDS encoding JAB domain-containing protein: protein MNIQKIYDKAISSDVVPELILNYKRSTISKKRLDTTEKRVDFLLQIFDPNTFDTKEEMVLLILDDLDHPVCFYRLGKGTGDSVEVMHKDLLAILITNHTSKFIIAHNHPDHNPLPSYGDIEFVHNIRMRTIMFGIEFEDSIIISRLDPEAEEGEEEYDVPHYFSLADNNLLFA, encoded by the coding sequence ATGAACATTCAAAAAATTTATGACAAAGCTATAAGTAGCGATGTAGTACCTGAGTTAATCCTCAATTATAAACGCTCTACTATTTCTAAAAAGCGGCTTGATACTACAGAAAAAAGGGTGGATTTTTTATTGCAAATTTTTGACCCTAACACCTTTGACACGAAAGAGGAAATGGTATTATTGATCTTGGATGACTTGGATCATCCAGTTTGTTTTTATCGCCTGGGAAAAGGAACCGGTGATTCGGTAGAGGTAATGCATAAAGATTTGTTAGCCATCTTGATAACGAATCATACGAGTAAATTTATCATTGCTCATAACCACCCAGATCATAATCCTTTGCCTTCTTACGGAGATATAGAATTTGTTCACAACATTCGTATGAGAACCATAATGTTCGGGATCGAATTCGAGGACAGCATTATCATTAGCAGGTTAGACCCAGAAGCAGAGGAAGGCGAAGAGGAATATGATGTACCACACTATTTTAGTTTAGCAGATAACAATTTACTCTTTGCTTAG
- a CDS encoding single-stranded DNA-binding protein, with protein MLKLIITGRVGKDAVIRRTTGKSVVSFPIANNERYTSKDGTKHEKTTWIDCALWQHDETKIASYITKGQWLYLEGNPTASAYLKEDEIIATLKLNVTKIEFVGDKKAEDPTANW; from the coding sequence ATGCTTAAATTAATCATTACGGGCAGGGTAGGTAAAGACGCCGTCATTCGTCGTACTACCGGAAAATCTGTCGTGAGTTTTCCAATTGCCAACAACGAACGCTATACCAGCAAGGACGGCACAAAGCACGAAAAAACCACATGGATAGACTGTGCACTGTGGCAACACGATGAGACTAAAATAGCCTCCTATATCACAAAGGGTCAGTGGCTGTACCTAGAAGGAAACCCCACCGCTAGTGCCTATCTGAAAGAAGATGAGATTATTGCCACACTTAAATTGAATGTGACAAAAATAGAATTTGTAGGAGACAAGAAAGCAGAAGACCCAACAGCCAATTGGTAA
- a CDS encoding protein rep, which yields MYIDNPLLDTVETSETLSPMIWEEETVVIGLPDERGRPLKETAVLDRKIRTRYNRRRGYKTYLGVYENAIAREAALDYVRKRINPLTPIESECFSSYIRNIGLCCHTSCMREYSDSTIEYIASHTCKHKLCAVCNAQRCKKTRRLYRSFFEKNPDLLKSKTFLHLTLTVPHSSSGWKGKKWYGQDLIQLYNKLRQNRKWKRLVYGGEFGVEVTRNDNGFHIHIHSLVLVKKFDEKGNYIEQSRNKLHKIILLEWNRLTAGSSTKSSFTEDELEGIKKGNKLLTDSDLATLDPSGATFIGLDGLYVTSKEKSPGYQWCDRLQTHRKYINQQDGLDSVMSGIMECIKYHFEPMAMLENGEYDFELIIEMLPATKGKRFYGKFGAFYASSKNAHSDAKMLSFSHKSEAEELVDDLKETGREQVTHPETGEPTEKTDYRYFLVSMAKVFFDSDDDYRIKISPDHQVNYLYVNSCIEALAIMQELGGKSNSRSRTLDTRKALKKRIIQPKVINHSTKTICLN from the coding sequence ATGTATATAGATAATCCATTACTTGATACAGTAGAAACATCTGAGACACTTTCCCCGATGATATGGGAAGAGGAAACCGTAGTTATTGGATTGCCCGACGAACGGGGACGTCCTCTCAAAGAAACCGCCGTATTAGATCGAAAAATACGAACCCGGTATAATCGGAGACGAGGTTACAAAACGTATTTAGGCGTTTACGAAAACGCAATCGCCCGGGAAGCTGCCTTAGACTACGTAAGAAAGAGAATCAATCCGCTTACACCCATTGAGTCCGAATGCTTTTCATCATACATCAGGAATATTGGTTTGTGCTGCCACACTTCCTGTATGCGGGAGTATTCAGACAGCACCATCGAATATATCGCCTCCCACACCTGTAAGCACAAACTTTGCGCCGTCTGTAATGCGCAGCGATGTAAAAAGACCAGGCGACTGTATCGCAGCTTTTTCGAGAAGAACCCGGACTTACTAAAAAGCAAAACCTTCCTCCATTTGACACTAACTGTCCCGCACTCTTCCAGTGGTTGGAAAGGGAAGAAATGGTATGGCCAAGATTTAATCCAATTATATAATAAGCTCCGCCAAAACCGAAAGTGGAAAAGGCTAGTCTATGGCGGTGAATTCGGGGTAGAAGTCACCAGGAACGACAACGGCTTTCACATTCACATCCATTCGTTGGTGTTGGTCAAGAAGTTTGACGAGAAGGGCAACTACATTGAGCAATCAAGGAATAAGCTTCACAAAATCATTCTGTTGGAGTGGAACAGATTAACGGCTGGAAGTAGTACCAAATCATCATTTACAGAGGATGAGTTAGAGGGAATCAAGAAGGGAAACAAATTACTCACCGATAGCGATTTAGCGACCTTAGACCCTAGCGGTGCCACCTTCATTGGCCTTGACGGACTGTACGTCACAAGCAAAGAGAAAAGCCCCGGTTATCAGTGGTGTGATCGCTTGCAGACTCATCGCAAGTATATTAATCAACAAGACGGTTTAGACAGTGTAATGTCCGGGATAATGGAGTGCATCAAGTACCACTTTGAGCCGATGGCCATGCTTGAGAACGGGGAGTATGATTTTGAGCTAATTATAGAAATGCTACCAGCTACCAAGGGCAAACGATTTTACGGAAAATTTGGTGCCTTCTATGCCTCATCGAAGAACGCACACTCCGATGCTAAAATGCTAAGTTTCTCCCATAAGAGCGAAGCGGAAGAACTGGTAGACGACCTAAAGGAAACCGGGCGGGAACAAGTAACCCACCCAGAGACCGGAGAGCCTACCGAAAAAACTGATTATCGGTACTTCCTGGTAAGTATGGCAAAAGTTTTCTTTGATTCCGACGATGATTACCGGATCAAAATAAGCCCGGATCATCAGGTGAACTACTTGTACGTAAACTCCTGTATCGAGGCACTTGCCATTATGCAGGAACTAGGGGGAAAAAGCAATTCCAGATCAAGGACACTTGACACCAGGAAAGCTCTTAAAAAGCGAATAATTCAACCCAAAGTCATTAACCATTCAACTAAAACGATATGCTTAAATTAA
- a CDS encoding helix-turn-helix domain-containing protein, with protein MQTPENSSSSILTVKETAALCCVSRSTLLRWRREGKIRCVKIGRRVLFNREKVLEDLEQFSVEASESVEAA; from the coding sequence ATGCAAACTCCTGAGAATTCTAGCTCATCAATCTTAACTGTAAAGGAAACTGCAGCACTTTGCTGTGTAAGTAGATCAACATTGCTCCGATGGAGACGTGAAGGAAAAATCCGTTGTGTGAAAATTGGTCGACGTGTACTTTTTAATCGAGAAAAAGTTTTAGAAGACTTAGAACAATTCTCCGTCGAAGCTTCAGAAAGCGTCGAAGCTGCTTAA
- a CDS encoding phage integrase SAM-like domain-containing protein — protein sequence MNYFSKIRYSLLFNRKGRLNLTGEALIQIKAYQDGRNRYFSTGITIRPEFWDKRNRKISPKHPNHFVYNQRINQQLHDMEAFEIQMINQHGTFPLDRLDEYVNASTSLQISSFLAFFDRHLEQHEMKPGAWKMYAQTLNKWREFRKEVYFLELNYKLVKDFDRYLRDQGLSLNTIKKHHDRTTTVVNYAIREDYLSTDNHPYKRFKAKGEEPDRPFLTEEELTAIEQLTFSQEEAFLKRVRDIFLFACYTGLRFGDVSKLRVADVTETAQGYVLNLTAQKTNKRLELPLNFLFRNCDQGNSKPEAIIGRYLKEITILGNSEQTAHLPLFKISNQYLNRSLKTVAERAGIRKKITAHVGRRTFATIMARKVKAPILQRLLQHSRPDMTNIYIHLSNKDIESELQAIEW from the coding sequence ATGAACTATTTCAGCAAGATTCGCTATTCCCTGCTCTTTAATCGCAAGGGTCGGCTAAACCTCACGGGGGAAGCTTTGATTCAGATTAAAGCCTATCAGGATGGCCGCAATCGCTATTTTTCCACTGGCATAACGATCCGTCCGGAATTTTGGGACAAGCGCAACCGGAAAATAAGTCCTAAGCATCCCAACCACTTCGTTTACAATCAGCGGATAAACCAACAACTCCACGACATGGAAGCGTTCGAAATCCAGATGATAAATCAGCACGGTACTTTCCCGCTGGATCGTCTGGACGAATACGTTAATGCTTCTACCTCCCTACAAATCAGCTCCTTTTTGGCCTTTTTTGATCGGCACCTGGAACAGCACGAAATGAAGCCCGGAGCCTGGAAGATGTACGCCCAGACCCTAAACAAGTGGCGCGAATTCCGCAAAGAGGTTTACTTCCTGGAATTGAATTATAAGCTGGTTAAAGACTTTGATCGTTACCTACGTGACCAGGGGCTTTCTTTGAATACCATCAAAAAGCACCACGACCGCACCACGACGGTTGTCAATTATGCGATTCGGGAAGATTATCTATCTACCGACAACCACCCCTATAAGCGATTTAAAGCCAAAGGCGAAGAGCCAGACCGCCCGTTCCTGACAGAGGAGGAATTGACGGCCATCGAGCAATTAACTTTCTCCCAGGAAGAAGCCTTTTTAAAGCGTGTAAGAGATATTTTTCTATTTGCCTGCTATACGGGTCTAAGGTTTGGCGATGTGAGTAAATTACGGGTTGCTGACGTTACCGAAACCGCCCAGGGCTATGTGCTCAACCTAACCGCCCAAAAGACCAACAAACGGTTGGAACTTCCTCTTAATTTCCTCTTCCGTAATTGTGACCAGGGCAACAGCAAACCGGAAGCGATAATAGGTCGCTACCTGAAAGAAATTACTATTTTGGGGAACAGCGAGCAAACCGCTCATTTGCCCCTGTTTAAGATAAGTAACCAATACCTTAACCGATCACTCAAAACCGTTGCCGAACGAGCCGGAATCCGCAAAAAAATAACCGCACATGTAGGCCGTCGAACCTTCGCCACCATCATGGCCAGGAAGGTAAAAGCGCCAATCCTACAGCGGCTACTTCAGCACTCCCGGCCAGACATGACCAATATATATATTCATTTGAGCAACAAGGATATAGAGAGTGAATTACAAGCGATTGAATGGTAA
- a CDS encoding hemerythrin domain-containing protein codes for MKRHPALMPLSREHHQLLVLAQVLKHDVPAYKNMPATPNEQRAYALERYTDLIEAHFAWEEKVLLPLAERYGDKLQRLVTQVLAEHQALREAFEKLPITPEADLPQELDLLGRALSANVRFEERVLLQKMQELLPETAWISMEQPGRWN; via the coding sequence ATGAAACGACATCCTGCACTCATGCCCCTCTCTCGCGAACACCACCAGCTCTTGGTACTCGCCCAAGTTCTCAAACACGATGTGCCGGCCTACAAAAATATGCCTGCTACCCCCAACGAGCAACGGGCATACGCCCTTGAGCGCTACACTGATCTCATCGAAGCTCATTTTGCCTGGGAGGAAAAGGTCCTTCTTCCTCTTGCCGAACGTTATGGCGACAAACTCCAGCGCCTCGTCACGCAGGTATTAGCAGAGCATCAGGCACTAAGAGAGGCGTTTGAAAAACTACCCATAACCCCTGAAGCCGATCTCCCCCAAGAGCTCGACCTGCTGGGCCGGGCGCTCTCCGCTAATGTCCGCTTCGAAGAAAGAGTCCTCCTCCAAAAAATGCAGGAACTCCTCCCCGAAACCGCCTGGATCAGCATGGAACAACCTGGGAGATGGAATTGA